A stretch of Porites lutea chromosome 5, jaPorLute2.1, whole genome shotgun sequence DNA encodes these proteins:
- the LOC140937585 gene encoding uncharacterized protein — MEVLRCFNCDHTGRRHEDFFNITKIHPSFAEKARGHETGQDESVKENTYLVCCDCVYDRLQECQSCLKKAPLCMFKIAEWFGDKKTRNCIDCAAKFEAQGLFQTGYHSSVIIRQCSVCRHFKYLPSFISWRKHKPHDTLKDCFECQLRRDIAQYKREVRNRYEEKLQQEPALGDDNKSLRTGVGNETVSQQGATYASVVTNGFTDTQSSASSCKNGRIRTKETTQQLQLNAINETGLHKGKCISTGLDESFCAKVLQALKTSFSQLEEKTKLELQLLQSNPQFWNTALRDKLLRVSQLFSSQATDQIHFNDAESRWAYLGTYTAAHATLVQATFTSGRFEPLTEFIKNSHSKERLHVCCLGAGPGSEILGLHQLFPSNTEWMLLDNCEQWYYTAQILLHDVCDVPFRYGTFDISNGHGRSNVGDLGLTANYAFKKAKLFLLSKFVSAVQNLPGAFKYLLDILKRAAPGTLFLFVDNAHIQTKTFIEDLVFPSRDSKECEEYKENESFRLYTTYAELNSDREEGLKSLAVCEWVSLISHWLDRHPILDLRVNVHLAVKKR, encoded by the exons ATGGAGGTCTTGCGATGCTTTAACTGTGATCATACAGGAAGAAGGCATGAGGATTTCTTCAATATAACTAAGATTCATCCATCTTTTGCGGAGAAAGCGAGAGGGCACGAAACAGGCCAAGACGAATCTGTAAAAGAAAACACTTATCTTGTTTGCTGTGATTGTGTTTACGACCGACTTCAGGAGTGCCAGAGCTGTTTAAAAAAAGCCCCTCTGTGTATGTTTAAAATTGCAGAGTGGTTCGGTGACAAGAAAACTCGCAACTGCATCGATTGTGCAGCAAAGTTTGAGGCTCAAGGGCTATTTCAGACAGGCTATCATTCCAGTGTCATCATTCGCCAGTGCTCAGTTTGtcgacattttaaatatttaccCTCGTTCATCAGCTGGCGTAAGCACAAACCTCACGATACGTTGAAGGATTGCTTCGAGTGCCAACTTCGCCGAGATATCGCACAGTACAAAAGAGAAGTTCGAAATCGATACGAGGAGAAACTTCAACAGGAACCGGCTTTGGGTGATGACAACAAAAGTTTAAGGACAGGTGTTGGCAATGAAACCGTTTCGCAACAGGGAGCAACGTACGCGTCAGTTGTTACAAACGGATTTACAGATACGCAATCATCTGCTTCATCATGCAAAAATGGCCGGATACGAACTAAGGAAACAACACAGCAACTGCAATTGAACGCTATAAATGAAACGGGACTTCACAAGGGAAAATGTATCAGCACCGGCTTAGACG AATCATTCTGTGCAAAGGTGCTTCAAGCTCTCAAAACTTCATTTAGCCAGTTGGAGGAAAAAACCAAACTAGAACTTCAGCTTCTCCAATCTAACCCTCAATTCTGGAACACTGCACTGCGAGATAAACTTCTCCGAGTTTCCCAGCTGTTTTCCAGTCAGGCAACAGACCAGATCCATTTCAATGATGCTGAGTCTCGCTGGGCCTATCTTGGTACCTATACAGCAGCCCATGCCACCCTTGTGCAAGCCACCTTCACTTCAGGTCGATTTGAACCTTTGACAGAGTTCATAAAAAACAGTCACAGTAAAGAAAG GTTACATGTCTGCTGTCTTGGTGCGGGTCCTGGCAGTGAAATTCTAGGTCTTCATCAACTTTTTCCATCGAACACTGAGTGGATGCTTTTGGATAATTGTGAGCAATGGTATTACACAGCACAGATTCTACTGCATGATGTGTGTGATGTACCCTTCCGTTATGGTACTTTTGATATTTCCAATGGTCATGGGCGGAGCAATGTAGGAGACCTGGGATTAACAGCTAACTATGCTTTTAAAAAG GCCAAGTTATTTCTCTTGTCAAAGTTTGTCTCTGCTGTTCAGAATCTTCCTGGAGCATTCAAATATCTTTTAGACATTCTCAAGAGAGCTGCACCAGGCACCTTGTTTCTCTTTGTGGACAATGCTCACAtccaaacaaaaacatttatcGAAGATTTGGTGTTTCCTTCAAGAGACAGCAAAGAATGTGAGGAGTACAAGGAAAATGAATCGTTTAGGCTGTACACTACTTATGCTGAATTAAACTCTGATCGTGAAGAGGGCTTGAAGTCTCTGGCAGTGTGCGAGTGGGTCAGTCTCATCAGTCATTGGTTGGACAGACATCCTATATTGGACCTAAGGGTCAATGTACATTTGGCAGTAAAAAAGAGGTGA
- the LOC140937542 gene encoding uncharacterized protein: MPYKYGNAPGLLQETISKITYKSEYTTSFTGERVPLQNVRIPTGLKMRTAWDETRTPETSRAIQLPFHHRRNYPARINLQGLQPSPTARARSALQRPSSNASQISRSSGRRPTSSVSAFSKRERPSTEDLLRRPQSLVARRPQSELSRFPKEFRYIDKQCFFHPATEPSRSFFIISPDWVSERKNYFIRKNTLFG, encoded by the coding sequence ATGCCATATAAGTATGGAAATGCCCCAGGGTTGTTACAGGAAACTATTAGTAAGATAACGTACAAAAGCGAATACACAACAAGTTTCACAGGAGAACGTGTCCCGTTGCAGAACGTTCGCATTCCAACAGGATTAAAGATGAGAACGGCATGGGATGAAACACGGACGCCGGAAACTTCTCGTGCTATCCAGTTGCCTTTTCACCACAGAAGAAATTATCCCGCAAGAATAAACCTTCAAGGACTCCAGCCATCACCAACAGCACGAGCTAGAAGCGCCCTTCAAAGGCCCAGTAGTAATGCGTCTCAAATTAGCCGAAGCAGTGGTCGAAGACCTACGAGTTCGGTGTCGGCATTCTCAAAGCGCGAACGACCAAGCACCGAAGATTTGCTACGACGACCCCAGAGCTTAGTGGCACGAAGGCCTCAAAGCGAGCTTTCTCGTTTCCCAAAAGAATTCCGCTACATTGACAAACAGTGCTTCTTTCATCCAGCCACCGAACCAAGTAGGAGCTTTTTTATAATAAGTCCTGACTGGGTGTCTGAACGCAAGAATTACTTTATTCGCAAAAATACTCTGTTTGGTTAA